From Ancylobacter pratisalsi, one genomic window encodes:
- a CDS encoding YraN family protein, producing the protein MTEARRAAFTRGVDAEARAARLLEAKGFTVIATRVRTARGEIDLIARTSELLIFVEVKARASLTAAAESISPRQRKRIIGAAEVFLAGHPDYAGMDMRLDVVLVAPGRVPVHMPGAFEAE; encoded by the coding sequence ATGACTGAGGCCCGGCGCGCCGCCTTTACGCGCGGCGTCGATGCCGAAGCACGCGCGGCGCGGCTTTTGGAGGCCAAGGGCTTCACGGTGATCGCCACGCGCGTGCGCACCGCGCGCGGGGAGATCGACCTCATCGCCCGCACGTCGGAACTGCTGATCTTCGTCGAGGTGAAGGCGCGTGCCAGCCTGACGGCGGCCGCCGAATCGATTTCGCCGCGCCAGCGCAAGCGGATCATAGGGGCGGCCGAGGTGTTTCTTGCCGGCCATCCCGACTATGCCGGCATGGACATGCGGCTCGACGTGGTGCTGGTCGCGCCCGGTCGCGTGCCCGTGCATATGCCCGGCGCGTTCGAGGCGGAATGA
- the rsmI gene encoding 16S rRNA (cytidine(1402)-2'-O)-methyltransferase, protein MNASESTDRPRHFRIGTQEIVAARPEAGLYVVATPIGNLGDVTLRALATLAGADLIICEDTRVTRRLLDRYGIETPLKVYHDHNAEHVRPRLLARLAEGAVLALVSDAGTPLVSDPGYKLVGAAIEAGHRVVPLPGASASLAALVSAGLPTDRFFFEGFLPVKSGARRNRIAELKSLPATLVVYETGPRLPECLADLAEVLGGRPAAVCRELTKTFEEVRRGPLDLLAAHYAEVGPPKGEIVLVVGAPQEGEAGEKDVDAALRRALATLSVKDAAGAVAAAMGVPKRVVYARALALQNDEDGRGGDD, encoded by the coding sequence ATGAACGCTTCCGAATCCACTGACCGCCCCCGCCATTTCCGCATCGGCACTCAAGAGATCGTCGCGGCACGACCCGAGGCGGGCCTCTATGTCGTCGCGACGCCGATCGGCAACCTCGGTGATGTGACGCTGCGCGCGCTGGCGACGCTTGCCGGGGCAGACCTCATCATCTGCGAGGATACGCGGGTGACAAGGCGTTTGCTGGATCGTTACGGCATCGAAACGCCTTTGAAGGTCTATCACGACCACAACGCGGAGCATGTGCGCCCGCGCCTGCTGGCCCGCCTGGCGGAGGGGGCCGTGCTGGCGCTGGTGTCGGATGCCGGTACGCCGCTGGTCTCCGATCCCGGATACAAGCTTGTGGGTGCGGCGATCGAGGCCGGGCACCGGGTGGTGCCACTACCGGGTGCCTCGGCTAGTTTGGCGGCTCTGGTGTCGGCCGGGCTGCCCACGGATCGCTTCTTCTTCGAAGGGTTTCTTCCGGTGAAGAGCGGCGCGCGGCGAAACCGCATTGCCGAGCTTAAGAGCCTGCCGGCGACACTTGTCGTCTATGAAACCGGACCACGGCTTCCCGAATGCCTGGCCGACCTGGCCGAAGTGCTGGGCGGGCGCCCGGCTGCGGTGTGCCGGGAGCTGACCAAGACCTTCGAGGAAGTGCGGCGCGGTCCGCTTGACCTGCTGGCGGCACATTACGCCGAAGTGGGGCCGCCCAAGGGCGAGATCGTTCTCGTCGTGGGAGCGCCGCAGGAAGGTGAAGCCGGCGAGAAGGATGTCGACGCGGCCTTGCGCCGCGCGCTCGCAACCTTATCGGTCAAGGATGCGGCGGGTGCCGTGGCGGCTGCAATGGGGGTGCCCAAGCGCGTCGTTTATGCCCGCGCGCTGGCCTTGCAAAACGATGAGGATGGCCGGGGCGGCGATGACTGA